The Lycium barbarum isolate Lr01 chromosome 4, ASM1917538v2, whole genome shotgun sequence nucleotide sequence TAGGACTCTTATTGAAACTAGGAGGGTGTTTCGGTAAGCTTGaccagtactttttttttttttttttgagaaggtaacataagcttgaccagcttataagcacATTTTAACTTATCTACACACATTTGGTAAACACCAaagtgcttataagctgaaaagcCATAAGGACCCAACTTATGGTTTTCAGCTTAAAAGTATTGTTGGTTTGACCACACATTTAGCGTTTTATTCCTAAAATCTTCTGTAATTTCCGAGATGCTCTTCCCAAAATAAAACTCCTAACAATCTctctttcatttccatcattCTTCATTTTCCAtgtaaaaatacttttaaaatttataGTTTTTAAATAGAGGTTCAAGGAGATATCaataattattaataaaaaagCACTCATCATCACTTCCCTGCTATATACTCACATGACATGTCCGTCCATCCTCCTGCTTCTATGGACGACTCATAATACGTTTTCCCACGGATACTTTTCACAACCATGTTTAACCCCCGTCACAGGAAAATAAATAATATTGAGGATCAATTTCTTCTGTTTGTTTTGAAAAAACTTGGTTTATACAAGTTACATCCCCTCGCTGTTTTTCttgtaataaaaaaaaacttaaccTGGAAAAAGAACCATGTCTATTCACCCATCTACCTCCATAGAAGAAAGAAATCCACCACCAGATCTCGATAAACATTTCCCAACAGCCCTTGCAGAAAGTGAATACACCCAAACTCCACATTCATATCCTCAATTGAGCAAGtatattttctttttactttTCTTCTTCCCTTACAGGAAGTTGGCACAGAGATGAGAGACCTACAACTTCTCACGATCCATATGGACCAAACAAATAATAGAACACCatgaaaggaaaacatacatgTCGATACCAACTAGTTGAGATAAAAACTTAGTGGTGTTGATATACTTACATCGCGTCAGATGTCTGCCGGAAGCCTTTTTAGTTGTTAGTCTAAGGACAAGTGTAAGATTTCTATGCCAGTGTAGTGACAAGTGTAAGAATTAAAGGAATTCTAGCTGTAGAGAATCTCTAACTTGTCTTAAAAGACAAATTAGAGTGTTGGTATGAAATGCAACCAAACAGAGAGCAAGAGGATATAAAGAATCCATATACCCCCCCTAGTTTGGGATTGAAGCATAGTATATCTCTTTTTTGTTGTCAACCAGCATTTTTATGACGCAATTTATTCCAATTGCACTAAGTAGAATTGCCAAAGATAACATCAATTAAGAATGGTGTCTATAGCTTCACAAGAATGGTACAATTTCAGGTTATTGATAAATGGTATTCACTTCCAACATTTGAAATATTTAGCATTTTCATCCATACGACTTTTTTCCACAATTTAAGAGCATAGACAATTTTCCATACAAATCAAACAAGCTCATTGTTTAAAGCTTAAAAGAGAGCTTAAACAAAGTAGGAAGTCACTCAGCATGTCAAAACTAGAGGATAGAACAATGCTtactccccctccccccccccccccccccccaaaaaaaaaaaaaaaaaaactcccccacaaacacacacacagaaaaaaaaaaaaaagtgaagcaaTGTTCTTACGTGAAGAAACAGCAGGATTATAAGGGGTTCCATCTTCCCGCTTCAGCAAAATTCTCACTCTTCCTCTTTGCATGAAATCCCGTGGATACGCCTTATCAAGCTGTTACAACAGATCCAAAATATAACTATAAACAAATTCTTTTCTCAATCTGATCTGTTCACTGATTCAATTGTTCAGAAAACATTAATAAAAACAGTATCGCTCACAAATTGCCATCTTTGTTTTAAAAGGCACATCACGTCTTAAGGAACTAGGATGCTTCAGACATCACCACAATTAACTTATTTCTCATAAGTTTAAACAGCCTACCATTGTTTTCATTGGGAGGATTCAAATAAAATTGCAACACTCTATTCAGAAATCTGCTCCTACGAGTAAATATTAACCCAATCAATCAGCCGGCGATAAACGCCTTTACAAGGATTCAGGAGATTCAGTGAACCGAGAAAGTGTGGTTGATTCCAGCTTTTATTCAAAATTCTAATCCCTGCACATTTCTTTTTTCCCCCCGTTTTCTTTATCTTTGTTGCCCTAAAGAacgaaaaaataaaatacaatgaAAAGCAAAGGATTCATACATGCGATATCAACTAGTTGGGAACTTGGGAGTTGGGATTAGGACTTAGTTATTGTTAGTGCACTTACATTTGTTTGCCATAGTcttattgttatttttttatGAGGCCAGCTTCCATGCACCTCAACTAATTCCTCCCTGGCTACCTCCCACCTCATTGACCACTAGACAACACCCTTGGGTGCCCATAGTCTTATTAGCCTTGATAGGTGTTTGTATGTTCGTCTAGAAATGCGAGATATAAAGAGTATAGGGAGCTGCAATTTGCCTTTAAAGATAAAATTATTTAGTATTCCAATGAAATGACCCTAAGGGCAGATAAATACAGAGAATTCTCACCAACCCAACTATTTCAGAGACCAATGCATAGTTAAGTGATTGTTATAtacatctttttcttttttatcagAAAATCAATTACTGAGTAATTGTTCATCCTGGCTATGTGATTGTTATATACATCTTCTCTTTCCCCATTATCTACATAGGGTCAAGTAAACActcaaacatacatatacataatcatccTAACTGTAATCCCGGTGTTATTGCATTATTCCTATTTTGCTTGGGCTCCGCTAGCAAAAGGACTAAAACACGCAAATTGCTTAATTGATGGTTAAATGTGCTTAGTCGAATATCACAGAGacaccaaaaacaacaacaacaacgacgtACCCAGTGTAACcctacaagtggggtctgggaagggcaTAATATCCGCATaacttacccctaccttggaaggTAGAAAGGCTGTTTCTGTAGACCCTCCGCTATAATACAGGGACTAAAAAAGCTATTTTCCCATTTTTTAAACAAGAAAAGAAACAAACCTCGATTGCGCAAGGAATCTTGAGGAAGTTGCAGCAATCACTAATCTCAGTACAAGTAGGGTTTTCACAAGCTTTCGTCACACAAATTCTCCTTCCTTCAGCTATCGTCTTCTTCGAATTTATATAAACTGGATACAGTATGTTCCACTTCTTGATGTTCTTAATTTCATCCATATTTATGATCTCttcaaaaacccaaaaaaaataataataattaaaacttCCAATCGATTGATCGAAATAAAAACTTAATCAACACAGAAAATTCTCACGAAAATAAGTAAACTAAAGCACCATTTAATTCAATTTCTACCATATTTAAGCTCTCTTCAAAACcacacaaaaaaaattaaaacttccaATCGATcgatcgaaaaaaaaaaaaaaaaaaaacctaaccaAAACAGAAATTTCTCAAAAAAATAAGTAACCTAAAGTACGAttaaaatcaatttttaccgtatTTAAGATTTCTTcgaaaccacaaaaaaaaaaaaaaaaagaactcccAATTAATCAAAACAGAAAATTCTCAAAATAATAAGTAAACTAAAGTAGGATTAATATCAATTTCTACCGTAATTAATATCTCTTCAAAAGCACACAAAAACTTAATAATGTACCTTTGATAAAGGAGAGAGCAACTGAAGATTGAATAAACTGTTGATCTGATCCAATGAGAGAATTTCGGTTTTGTTTTTGGTATAATGGATTGGGCCTGGATTTGTTTGGGCTTTTTAcgggggtcatttgcacttttggtactattttgtgctggtctttaattttcgtccctcaagacaaataattttttcatggcctataagtttatatttttacatcataatatctcacaagttatgtaCGGTGTATTTAAAGAATCTTTGTCtcgctaggcataagttcgattttgaaggacaaGAAATTAGAGACCAACCCGTTTGAAGGCAATTTCTTCCAAATTGTTCTGTTTGAGATATAGTCCAACATTTTGCCTATAGGAGTCAGGAGAGATGTATGGGTAGGATAAATTCACAAATAGCCACTTTTTCGTTTGTGTAATTGAAAATTAGTTATTGTCATGGAGCTTAAAACATAGGTGAAACTCATGCATATTGTTATAAAATTTGAAGCTCCATAACAGTGGTTATTTTTCAGTTATATGACTAAGATACGGTTAGCTCGCACTATTACTGCGAATTGAGTAGCTATCgtgtatcctttttttttttttttttttttaaaaacaaaaatttacttcttaagaaaaaaattatttcacaCTTCTGGAGTTGCATATTAGTTATAGCAAAATTGTACCATGTTAAAGAAGAGAAATGAAGATTGAAATTGTTCATCTGATCGAATGAGAGAAAAGGGGTTTGCAGAATTTCGGTTTtgttagtaggcgtttggccatgaaaatcaaatattttcactttatttggaattttgaagttggagttgaagatggagttgtgtttggttatagtttttgcaaaacatatttggttgtttgaatgtactgaaagtgaaaacaaggttttagGTATGTTTcaaattgtatttggaattttcatggccaaacgttgattttcaaataaagtgaaataattttccggaaaaagtgaaaattctcatggccaaacaggtCCTTAGTATAAGGAAGTCAATGGATTGGGCTTGGTGATTTGGGCTTTTTACTGAGATGATCGAATGTGGGCTTTCGTATTTAAGTCCAATTCTTCTTTTTTGAGATGTAGTCCAACATTGCTTATTGGAGAGGGATGTATGAGCAGGGAAAAATTCACAAATAGCCATTTTCAGTTCACGTAATTGAAAAATAGTTACTTCCATGAAGCTTAATACATACTTCGTAGGTTAAAGTCACGCATATTGTTATAAAATTTGAAGCTACATGACAATgactatttttttaattatatgaCTCGCGCTATTACTACGAACTGAGTAGCTATCGTGCATATTTCTTTAGAAAATAATCACATAATTAACTTCAGTATATGGAGTTGCATATTGGTTATTATTCATTTTTACTTAGATCGAGGAGGATTAAAATCTCACCAAAtgtctttttttgttcttttacttATGTTGATTCGCCCTATTCACGACACGGGCTCACAAacatcaaaaaaaattatttataacaAAAATAAGCAGTAAATAAGGTTCAACTAT carries:
- the LOC132634768 gene encoding signal recognition particle 19 kDa protein isoform X2, with translation MDEIKNIKKWNILYPVYINSKKTIAEGRRICVTKACENPTCTEISDCCNFLKIPCAIELDKAYPRDFMQRGRVRILLKREDGTPYNPAVSSRKQFMIQVAELVRRHPNRTKKQEPASSSAAGSSKSGKGGKKKR
- the LOC132634768 gene encoding signal recognition particle 19 kDa protein isoform X1; this encodes MTPVKSPNKSRPNPLYQKQNRNSLIGSDQQFIQSSVALSFIKEIINMDEIKNIKKWNILYPVYINSKKTIAEGRRICVTKACENPTCTEISDCCNFLKIPCAIELDKAYPRDFMQRGRVRILLKREDGTPYNPAVSSRKQFMIQVAELVRRHPNRTKKQEPASSSAAGSSKSGKGGKKKR